In Streptomyces nojiriensis, one genomic interval encodes:
- a CDS encoding gala protein yields MTQPTPVRCPAIEHPDLPPADPALLDPLLARLAADRPVEADETFPLGTLRTDGRVDLCKQGLGPAGAARLLPAATASAHATHLLLGTNAIGDAGAATLAGALTGDHGLHTLYLGCNRIGPDGVGALAGALGDDTAVRALWLKRNPLFGDGARTLAALLRRNTALRTLDLVNTGIGTDGVRLLLDALLEREQPLERLFLGGNGLGPDAAPLLAALIREAGVRELYVPANHLGDEGAAALASAAADSAHPVRLGLGGNGIGAAGARSLAASLGGIEALDLGRTMSERSLGSPGNAPGDEGAYALAAALPGSPLRRLELRHTGLTGRGAKSLLAAVPADSPLEYVGLGPGLPRRVKRSFTERLRPARAAHPDLRAIGSVYR; encoded by the coding sequence ATGACACAGCCGACACCCGTACGGTGCCCCGCGATCGAGCACCCCGACCTGCCACCGGCCGACCCGGCCCTCCTCGACCCGCTGCTCGCCCGGCTCGCCGCCGACCGGCCCGTCGAGGCCGACGAGACCTTCCCGCTCGGCACCCTGCGCACCGACGGCCGCGTCGACCTCTGCAAGCAGGGACTCGGCCCGGCCGGCGCGGCCCGCCTGCTGCCGGCCGCCACCGCCTCCGCGCACGCCACGCACCTGCTCCTCGGCACCAACGCCATCGGCGACGCCGGCGCCGCCACCCTGGCCGGGGCCCTCACGGGCGACCACGGGCTGCACACCCTCTACCTCGGCTGCAACCGGATCGGCCCCGACGGGGTGGGCGCGCTCGCCGGCGCCCTCGGCGACGACACGGCCGTCCGCGCCCTCTGGCTCAAGCGCAACCCCCTCTTCGGGGACGGCGCCCGCACCCTGGCCGCGCTGCTGCGCCGCAACACCGCCCTGCGCACCCTCGACCTGGTCAACACCGGGATCGGCACCGACGGCGTACGCCTGCTGCTCGACGCCCTGCTGGAGCGCGAGCAGCCCCTGGAACGGCTCTTCCTCGGCGGCAACGGCCTGGGCCCGGACGCCGCCCCGCTGCTGGCCGCCCTGATCCGGGAGGCCGGGGTGCGCGAGCTGTACGTCCCCGCCAACCACCTCGGCGACGAGGGCGCCGCGGCCCTCGCCTCCGCCGCGGCCGACTCCGCCCACCCGGTCCGTCTCGGGCTCGGCGGCAACGGCATCGGCGCCGCCGGAGCGCGCAGTCTGGCCGCCTCCCTCGGCGGCATCGAAGCGCTGGACCTCGGGCGGACCATGTCGGAGCGCAGCCTCGGCTCCCCCGGCAACGCCCCCGGCGACGAAGGGGCGTACGCCCTGGCCGCAGCCCTCCCCGGCAGCCCGCTGCGCCGACTGGAGCTGCGCCACACCGGCCTCACCGGGCGCGGTGCGAAGAGCCTGCTGGCGGCGGTGCCCGCGGACAGCCCGCTGGAGTACGTGGGCCTCGGCCCGGGCCTGCCCCGCCGCGTGAAGCGCTCCTTCACCGAACGGCTCCGCCCCGCCCGGGCGGCCCACCCGGACCTGCGCGCCATCGGCAGTGTGTACCGGTGA